A region from the Triticum aestivum cultivar Chinese Spring chromosome 3D, IWGSC CS RefSeq v2.1, whole genome shotgun sequence genome encodes:
- the LOC123080535 gene encoding uncharacterized protein, giving the protein MAAAAADVLLPSKRQKNNPSCLGTLPVLPATATADWSSLQPDIVRHIANSFLTTDDVDCYMDLRAVCHNWRCATDDPKDDTSDPRFLPYRWIILNDAFQSGTRRLLVNTSTGRFLHRELPLLRDYYVITTTLTGFFILTDRSPPHAARVFNPLTGGTIPFTVPVPPEVNVAGSICFDFTLPLLTLLCDSSHKLYMARPDQFEVEDHKFPVYSFIRRAVVGGLIGRWWGSAGMADVIGKILGVAESLRAHPLKFFSTDPPEMGSADNARCFLMDFGGHLLAIIKGQGLIQVFKCDDENGTLSHVKSIIKHAIFIGHHRCLAVNTDMFPSIEANCIYYTEHLGSSARIWKFNIEDRKVETVSEAVDFAKKDKQFVLVADRPFTIIQLLSSYTINIQDSELALQQIT; this is encoded by the coding sequence ATGGCGGCCGCGGCAGCTGACGTTCTCCTGCCTTCCAAGAGGCAAAAGAATAACCCCAGTTGTCTGGGAACCTTGCCAGTCCTTCCGGCCACGGCAACTGCAGACTGGTCCTCGCTCCAGCCCGACATAGTCCGCCACATCGCCAACTCCTTCCTCACCACCGACGACGTCGACTGCTACATGGACTTGCGCGCCGTCTGCCACAACTGGCGCTGCGCCACCGACGACCCCAAGGACGACACTTCAGACCCTCGGTTCCTCCCGTATCGGTGGATCATCCTCAACGACGCCTTTCAGAGTGGCACGCGTCGCCTCTTGGTCAACACCAGCACTGGCCGGTTCCTCCACAGGGAGCTCCCATTGCTCCGCGACTACTATGTCATAACCACCACTCTCACCGGCTTCTTCATCCTGACTGATAGGAGCCCTCCTCATGCCGCTCGTGTATTCAACCCTCTCACCGGCGGCACCATCCCATTCACGGTGCCTGTGCCGCCCGAGGTGAATGTTGCCGGTTCCATCTGCTTTGACTTCACTTTGCCTTTGCTCACCTTGCTCTGCGACTCATCTCACAAGCTGTACATGGCCAGGCCTGACCAGTTTGAAGTCGAAGACCATAAGTTTCCAGTTTATAGTTTCATCCGAAGGGCAGTCGTAGGTGGTTTGATCGGTCGTTGGTGGGGATCAGCCGGAATGGCTGACGTGATTGGCAAGATCTTGGGTGTGGCAGAGTCGCTCCGTGCTCATCCATTGAAGTTTTTTTCCACTGATCCTCCTGAGATGGGGTCTGCAGACAACGCCCGGTGTTTCCTAATGGACTTTGGTGGACATCTGCTGGCCATCATCAAGGGACAAGGACTCATCCAGGTTTTCAAGTGCGATGACGAGAATGGCACACTTTCGCATGTGAAGAGCATCATCAAGCATGCCATCTTCATTGGTCACCATAGGTGCCTAGCTGTGAACACCGATATGTTCCCATCGATTGAGGCAAACTGTATTTACTATACTGAACACCTGGGTTCCTCTGCTCGTATCTGGAAGTTCAACATCGAGGACAGGAAAGTAGAGACGGTCTCGGAAGCTGTTGATTTTGCGAAGAAGGACAAGCAGTTTGTCCTCGTCGCCGACCGTCCTTTCACGATCATCCAGCTTCTCTCGAGCTACACCATCAACATCCAGGATTCTGAACTGGCCTTACAACAGATCACATAA
- the LOC123076530 gene encoding 1-aminocyclopropane-1-carboxylate oxidase homolog 1-like: protein MDASRRVAVCQCHHARVQSGDGRSGGLRPLGRISEGKASVRLLLQKSASASPKPSMAAYDRAAELRALDATLAGVRGLVAAGATHVPLIFRVPDHHHHHEPSSQEPLPPSVPVIDLGGADRAAVVAAVRRAAAEWGFFQVTGHGVPPQSMAAAVGAVRAFHEADGGEGSEKARLYSREPVKAVKYQCNFDLHQSRVANWRDTLYIRMAPDPPDADELPETCRDTMFEYAKQVMNLGNTLFELLSEALGLDPSYLTDIDCNQGQILLCHYFPPCPQPELAIGTSRHSDSTFMTILLQDEIGGLQILHEDRWVDVTPTPGAFIVNIGDLLQMISNDAFISVEHRVVVKNIAPRVSIACFFSSHFHPASTRMYGPIKELLSDDNPPLYRETLVRDYVKHYNSIGLDAKNAMSDFRS from the exons ATGGATGCGTCGCGTCGCGTCGCCGTCTGCCAGTGCCACCATGCGCGCGTGCAATCCGGCGATGGTCGATCTGGCGGCTTGCGACCTTTGGGAAGGATCTCGGAAGGAAAGGCGTCAGTTCGTCTCCTGCTGCAGAAATCCGCGTCCGCATCGCCGAAGCCAAGCATGGCCGCCTACGACCGCGCGGCCGAGCTCCGCGCGCTGGACGCGACCTTGGCCGGCGTCCGCGGTCTCGTCGCCGCCGGTGCCACGCACGTCCCCCTCATCTTCCGCGTCccggaccaccaccaccaccacgaacCGTCCTCCCAAGAACCGTTGCCGCCGTCGGTCCCGGTGATCGATCTCGGCGGCGCGGACCGCGCTGCTGTGGTCGCGGCCGTGCGTCGGGCCGCCGCGGAGTGGGGCTTCTTCCAGGTGACGGGCCACGGCGTGCCTCCGCAGTCGATGGCCGCAGCGGTGGGGGCCGTGCGGGCCTTCCACGAGGCCGACGGCGGCGAGGGCAGCGAGAAGGCCAGGCTCTACTCCCGGGAGCCTGTCAAGGCGGTCAAGTACCAGTGCAACTTCGACCTGCACCAGTCGCGGGTGGCCAACTGGCGCGACACGCTCTACATCCGAATGGCCCCCGACCCGCCCGACGCCGACGAGCTGCCGGAAACCTGCCG CGACACGATGTTTGAATACGCAAAACAAGTGATGAATTTGGGCAACACTTTGTTCGAGCTGCTTTCAGAAGCTCTTGGGCTTGATCCGAGCTATCTGACAGATATCgattgcaaccaaggacaaatctTACTCTGCCACTACTTCCCTCCATGCCCTCAGCCTGAACTTGCCATTGGCACAAGCCGGCACTCCGACTCTACCTTTATGACAATACTTCTCCAAGATGAAATTGGCGGCCTCCAGATCCTCCATGAGGACCGATGGGTCGACGTTACGCCGACACCGGGAGCATTCATCGTCAACATCGGCGATCTCCTACAG ATGATCTCCAATGACGCGTTCATTAGCGTCGAGCATAGGGTGGTGGTGAAGAACATTGCACCGAGAGTCTCGATCGCGTGCTTTTTCAGTTCGCATTTCCACCCAGCCTCGACCAGGATGTATGGTCCGATCAAGGAGCTGTTGTCGGACGACAACCCGCCGTTGTACAGGGAGACCCTCGTCAGAGATTATGTCAAACATTACAACTCCATCGGGTTAGATGCAAAAAATGCTATGTCTGATTTCCGATCATGA